The following proteins come from a genomic window of Mycobacterium gordonae:
- the eccA gene encoding type VII secretion AAA-ATPase EccA yields the protein MTGIEAEAQARTAFRRGLLASGIGVGGLVPTHNERVAREMFTAVTRADPSICDGWLGRILAGEDDIDVLAGAWEAVDSYGWEIRRVGVLAADFRPNVLDGLFLRLPINSAESLRCAYAAALIREGSFAAADDLLNCVAEPSDPLDADMHRYVCGLLHFRTQRWTDVLRLFRSDKRWYRPEYECAATAMATTALASLGVFEDAFRRGEHAVNDDRVPAATTIVLYTQAMCLRHLDREAEAAQLLRRVYSRDPKFAPARQAMDDPTRRLVLTDPETIEARTDPWDPDSAPNAADSDVARDAEMASKYLAEGQAELDAMLGMDIAKREIKRIRSTTKVNLARSRVGLKVPVTSRHTLLLGPPGTGKTSVARAFTKQLCGLKVLRKPLVVETSRTKLLGRYMAEAEKNTEEMLEGALGGAVFFDEMHSLHEKGYSQGDPYGNAIINTLLLYMENNRDDLVVFGAGYAKATEKMLSVNQGLRRRFSTVIEFHSYTPPELVGLTKLMIAEDDDVTSDEAVAVLLPEFERFYAQQTTTADGDVIREIDLLGNAGFVRNVVEKARDHRNDRLDTAELDELLASEDINITDEQLRNLRELTRDDLAEGLRAAVSERREQHG from the coding sequence TTGACAGGCATTGAAGCAGAAGCCCAGGCCCGTACCGCGTTTCGTCGCGGATTGTTGGCATCAGGCATTGGGGTGGGCGGGTTGGTGCCCACTCACAACGAGCGCGTGGCCCGCGAGATGTTCACGGCGGTGACCCGCGCCGATCCCAGCATCTGTGATGGATGGCTGGGCCGGATTCTGGCCGGCGAGGACGACATTGACGTGTTGGCCGGCGCCTGGGAAGCCGTGGATTCCTATGGCTGGGAGATCCGCCGTGTCGGGGTGCTGGCGGCCGATTTTCGTCCCAACGTGCTTGACGGGCTGTTCCTGCGGCTGCCGATCAATTCGGCGGAGTCGTTGCGCTGCGCCTACGCCGCTGCTTTGATCCGCGAGGGCAGCTTCGCCGCAGCAGATGATCTGCTGAATTGTGTTGCTGAACCATCCGATCCGCTCGATGCCGACATGCACCGCTACGTCTGCGGATTACTGCACTTCCGCACCCAGCGTTGGACTGATGTGCTGCGGCTCTTTCGGTCCGACAAGCGTTGGTACCGACCGGAATACGAGTGCGCGGCCACTGCGATGGCCACTACCGCGCTGGCGTCTCTGGGAGTGTTTGAAGACGCTTTCCGCCGCGGCGAGCACGCCGTCAACGATGATCGGGTACCGGCTGCCACGACCATCGTCTTGTACACCCAGGCAATGTGTCTGCGCCACCTCGATCGCGAAGCCGAGGCAGCGCAGTTGTTGCGGCGGGTGTATTCCCGTGATCCGAAGTTCGCCCCGGCACGGCAGGCGATGGATGACCCCACTCGGCGGCTGGTCCTGACCGACCCCGAGACCATTGAGGCCCGCACCGATCCGTGGGATCCAGACAGCGCCCCCAACGCCGCCGACTCCGATGTCGCCCGCGATGCCGAAATGGCGTCGAAGTATCTGGCTGAGGGCCAAGCTGAGCTCGACGCCATGTTGGGCATGGACATCGCCAAACGCGAGATCAAACGGATTAGGTCGACCACGAAGGTGAACCTGGCCCGCTCCCGCGTCGGGCTGAAGGTACCGGTCACCTCACGCCACACTCTTCTGCTTGGCCCACCGGGCACCGGAAAGACGTCGGTGGCGCGGGCATTCACCAAACAGCTGTGCGGGCTGAAGGTCTTACGCAAGCCGCTGGTGGTGGAGACCAGCCGCACGAAACTATTGGGCCGCTATATGGCCGAGGCGGAAAAGAATACCGAGGAGATGCTCGAAGGCGCGCTCGGCGGAGCGGTCTTCTTTGACGAGATGCACTCCCTGCACGAGAAGGGCTACTCCCAGGGCGACCCGTACGGGAACGCGATCATCAACACCTTGCTGCTCTACATGGAGAACAACCGCGATGACCTGGTGGTGTTCGGTGCCGGCTACGCCAAGGCGACCGAGAAGATGCTTTCAGTGAATCAAGGTCTGCGGCGGCGCTTTTCGACGGTGATCGAGTTCCACAGCTACACCCCACCCGAGCTGGTCGGGTTGACGAAGCTGATGATTGCCGAGGACGACGACGTGACCTCCGACGAGGCCGTCGCCGTGCTGCTCCCCGAGTTCGAAAGGTTCTACGCCCAGCAAACCACGACCGCCGACGGCGACGTGATCCGCGAAATTGACCTGCTGGGCAACGCCGGCTTTGTCCGCAACGTCGTCGAAAAGGCGCGTGATCACCGCAACGACCGGCTCGACACCGCCGAACTTGACGAGCTGCTGGCCAGCGAGGACATCAACATCACCGACGAACAACTGCGCAACCTACGTGAGTTAACCCGCGACGATCTAGCCGAAGGTCTGCGCGCCGCGGTGTCAGAAAGGCGCGAACAGCACGGATAA
- the eccE gene encoding type VII secretion protein EccE, with the protein MKPMLPLGIRLGWTRVVAVFVATVALLSLGGAAAGRAGWWVAAGVAVLLSAATVVTWRGATVLRLGLRAINAHSAMVATTAGETADYHRTYGQGPVGIRALGPYLAAVVAVDGQAHSPSALDHHRVASLATLPVAAVAEGLRQFDVTLESIDIVSVGRRRASERHHSYAAVYSSLIGDHPAVGQRRTWLVARFDAERSARAVLWRESVAATVGAAAQWLAQELTGLRCPARVLTAQEIREADAELLAGIDPAELRSGWGRLRHSNGYVQTYWMSPSDISSDTLDRLWVPDTDATAVTVQLRPAVGGRRGWGLWPGTTPVPRSPRRRSVDSTPSPVATTWGWRPDH; encoded by the coding sequence ATGAAACCGATGCTGCCGCTGGGCATACGGCTCGGTTGGACCCGCGTCGTAGCGGTGTTCGTCGCCACTGTCGCGCTGCTGTCACTGGGCGGCGCTGCAGCGGGTCGAGCCGGGTGGTGGGTTGCTGCCGGCGTGGCGGTCCTGCTCAGCGCGGCAACGGTCGTGACGTGGCGAGGCGCAACAGTGTTGCGGTTGGGGCTGCGGGCGATCAACGCGCACAGCGCGATGGTAGCCACGACCGCCGGTGAGACTGCCGACTATCACCGGACATACGGGCAAGGACCGGTCGGAATCCGCGCGTTGGGACCGTATTTGGCGGCGGTGGTGGCCGTGGACGGCCAAGCACACAGCCCCTCGGCGCTGGACCACCATCGGGTCGCTTCGTTGGCGACGTTGCCGGTGGCCGCGGTCGCCGAGGGATTGCGCCAGTTCGATGTGACCTTGGAGTCCATCGACATCGTCAGTGTCGGTAGGCGGCGGGCATCTGAGCGGCACCATAGCTACGCCGCGGTCTATTCGAGCCTGATCGGGGATCACCCGGCGGTGGGGCAGCGCCGGACATGGCTGGTGGCCCGGTTCGATGCCGAACGAAGCGCGCGGGCGGTCCTGTGGCGGGAGTCGGTGGCCGCCACTGTGGGAGCCGCTGCGCAGTGGCTTGCCCAGGAGCTGACCGGGCTGCGCTGTCCGGCTCGAGTGTTGACCGCACAGGAGATCCGTGAAGCCGATGCCGAGTTGCTGGCCGGGATTGATCCGGCGGAGCTTCGCAGCGGGTGGGGCCGTCTGCGCCACTCCAACGGCTATGTGCAGACCTACTGGATGTCACCGTCTGACATTTCCAGCGACACGTTGGACCGGCTGTGGGTTCCTGACACCGACGCTACCGCGGTCACGGTGCAGCTGCGCCCGGCAGTTGGGGGGCGACGCGGGTGGGGGTTGTGGCCCGGTACCACACCGGTGCCCCGCTCTCCGAGGCGCCGCTCAGTGGACTCAACCCCCTCACCGGTCGCCACGACTTGGGGTTGGCGGCCGGATCACTGA
- a CDS encoding glycosyl transferase family 39: MYLATSTAAPTLLAAADLVSGSRSLYTIGVGVLVIGILLAGGIRAGGAFLGGRIGETVGWALTAVVVAVIVGSGYAIYTSAKHTVDRTGITTGQFGQ, from the coding sequence ATGTATCTCGCCACCTCCACCGCCGCCCCCACTCTGCTCGCGGCCGCCGACCTCGTCTCGGGCAGCAGATCCCTCTACACCATCGGTGTGGGCGTCCTGGTCATCGGCATCCTGCTCGCCGGCGGCATTCGCGCGGGCGGAGCGTTCCTCGGTGGACGTATCGGCGAAACCGTTGGCTGGGCGCTGACCGCAGTCGTCGTGGCCGTCATCGTCGGGTCCGGCTACGCCATCTACACATCGGCCAAGCACACCGTGGACCGCACCGGTATCACCACCGGCCAATTCGGGCAGTAA
- a CDS encoding ATP-binding protein has product MVESAQMFKGVHDTPVYTDILLKKPLRLGVAISLYGGGGLTVALTVLMLDSGHARTTLIYGVLLTTIAAGIAALMPRGRPTLRFRLRSWWRVLRPQSTSSTDNPLLAPPHTITANLSFTNHGVYAHYLLSGLPYFLQSTKRRVGVADRHQVLAREIPAGTWIYGLCVPQNQRQLLGAMLHGHHDSPSWVHTCTAMAPVIAAEAPRSRIYWLSIPVDAGRAGHSPVGSAAKLRDWVIGRDKDSDDSVAAYQRLGHDIITALPEEFTPTPATEEMIDWFWRHNAWRGVFDHPLPPHRGPAHHSSTPLPAAAFDEGDQQHGAGRGLPLRTTAAGLTTAAIIAATAELPVLALLLAATVAALTLGWSLGIRRIPSWAKTLRISSPDGLYSDSYQAILPVVDMPRAGIIFPGSEFLQALDDLDTTATFDFAINLVPRSREMEFVRNDRAKGNINDQFTQRRDVRNGDAELITTARQLAEYNRQLADNIDERPLEAAFLIAVGAPDAKALDYSIKRLREELTGSGQIAIRHYHGAQTRLWSAFNPGVPNHKSGVDQFAQPTTTKKWSRFVPITSSMVGNTTGILLGFNTSTALSSAVLLDLPGTARRNRNPCLVCSGALGYGKSYAAKRITRAEIQRGAQVFIVDPGTEWDDALTDVPNKAVIDMAGNQFSCDPLRTFPDAVAGGYWLDYMIPMMGLDSTTIGVQRLRALLEPDARRRFGITSTAALMTYIAAIQAPACDDTRPPQVAALAADLAPILAALTSWATYDFTTAIFDDTLAVPDLNSLDVTVWLTGSLDLPSAEEMTTPHLYNGLSDRKRASVAIYGMLVRLARVSFFANKQRFGLIVLEEAAALLNSRAGADDAHLISRRARKHYTGLLIITQDPVADLALMGDKFITQQLIMPFENEDLAKQVATKVGIRADDYGDIEEFFLAQPSPAEMRDPTAFDDDTAGGVDRGSRKGLGFFVDEFRRKSPIRVVAEPDQAIHAAYDTTPGRVA; this is encoded by the coding sequence ATGGTTGAGTCAGCCCAAATGTTCAAAGGTGTTCACGACACACCCGTCTACACCGACATCCTGCTCAAAAAGCCGCTACGGCTTGGGGTGGCCATCAGCCTCTACGGCGGCGGCGGGCTGACCGTTGCGCTCACCGTGCTCATGCTCGACTCCGGGCACGCCCGCACCACCTTGATCTACGGGGTGCTGCTCACCACAATCGCCGCCGGCATCGCGGCCCTGATGCCACGAGGACGGCCGACGCTGCGCTTTCGGCTGCGCAGCTGGTGGCGGGTGCTTCGACCCCAGTCCACCTCGAGCACCGACAACCCGCTGCTCGCCCCGCCGCACACCATCACCGCCAACCTCAGCTTCACCAATCACGGCGTGTACGCGCACTACTTGCTCAGCGGGCTCCCCTACTTCCTGCAATCCACCAAACGCCGCGTCGGGGTAGCCGACCGCCACCAAGTCCTGGCCCGCGAAATCCCCGCCGGCACCTGGATATACGGGCTCTGCGTGCCACAAAACCAGCGTCAACTGTTAGGAGCGATGCTGCACGGCCACCACGACAGCCCATCCTGGGTCCACACCTGCACCGCAATGGCCCCCGTCATCGCCGCCGAAGCGCCCCGATCCCGAATCTATTGGCTGTCAATACCGGTCGATGCCGGCCGCGCCGGACACAGCCCCGTCGGCAGCGCCGCCAAACTCCGTGACTGGGTAATCGGCCGCGACAAAGACTCCGACGACTCCGTTGCCGCCTACCAACGCCTCGGCCACGACATCATCACCGCGCTCCCCGAAGAATTCACGCCCACACCCGCCACCGAAGAGATGATCGACTGGTTCTGGCGGCACAACGCCTGGCGCGGGGTGTTCGATCACCCGCTCCCACCCCATCGCGGCCCAGCACATCACAGCAGCACCCCCTTGCCGGCCGCGGCCTTCGACGAAGGCGACCAACAACACGGCGCAGGCCGGGGGCTGCCGCTGCGCACAACCGCCGCAGGTCTGACAACAGCCGCAATCATCGCGGCGACGGCCGAGCTCCCCGTCCTCGCGTTGCTCCTCGCCGCTACCGTCGCCGCCCTGACCCTCGGCTGGTCTCTCGGGATACGCCGAATCCCCTCATGGGCCAAGACACTGCGGATCTCTAGCCCCGACGGCCTCTACTCCGACAGCTACCAAGCGATTCTGCCCGTCGTGGACATGCCCAGAGCCGGCATCATCTTCCCCGGCTCAGAGTTCCTGCAGGCCCTCGATGACCTCGACACCACAGCCACATTCGACTTCGCCATCAACCTCGTCCCACGAAGCCGCGAAATGGAATTCGTACGCAACGACCGCGCCAAAGGCAACATCAACGATCAATTCACTCAGCGCCGCGACGTCCGCAACGGTGACGCCGAACTCATCACCACAGCCCGCCAGCTCGCCGAATACAACCGCCAACTCGCCGACAACATTGACGAACGCCCCCTTGAAGCCGCTTTCCTCATCGCCGTGGGCGCCCCCGACGCGAAAGCCCTCGACTACAGCATCAAACGACTACGCGAAGAACTCACCGGGTCCGGACAGATCGCTATCCGCCATTACCACGGGGCACAAACCCGGCTCTGGTCCGCGTTCAACCCCGGCGTACCCAACCACAAAAGCGGCGTGGACCAATTCGCCCAACCAACCACCACCAAGAAATGGTCGAGGTTCGTCCCCATCACGTCCTCCATGGTCGGCAACACCACCGGAATCCTGTTGGGCTTCAACACCAGCACCGCGCTAAGCAGCGCAGTGCTGCTCGACTTGCCCGGCACCGCCCGGCGCAACCGCAATCCCTGCCTGGTGTGCAGCGGAGCCCTCGGCTACGGCAAGTCCTATGCCGCCAAACGCATCACCCGCGCCGAGATTCAGCGCGGCGCACAAGTATTCATCGTCGACCCAGGCACCGAATGGGACGACGCACTCACCGATGTCCCCAACAAAGCCGTCATCGACATGGCCGGAAACCAATTCAGCTGCGACCCGCTGCGCACCTTCCCCGACGCTGTCGCCGGCGGTTACTGGCTGGACTACATGATCCCCATGATGGGGTTGGACTCCACCACCATCGGCGTACAGCGGCTACGCGCGCTGCTCGAACCCGACGCCCGCCGAAGGTTCGGCATCACCAGCACCGCCGCTCTGATGACCTACATCGCTGCCATCCAAGCCCCCGCCTGCGACGACACCCGCCCACCACAGGTCGCCGCGCTCGCCGCTGACCTTGCCCCCATCCTGGCAGCCCTCACATCATGGGCCACTTACGACTTCACCACCGCAATCTTCGATGACACCCTGGCCGTGCCCGACTTGAACAGCCTCGACGTCACCGTCTGGCTCACCGGCAGCCTCGACCTGCCCAGTGCCGAGGAAATGACCACCCCGCACCTCTACAACGGCCTCTCAGACCGCAAACGCGCGTCCGTGGCCATCTACGGCATGCTCGTACGGCTGGCCCGCGTCAGCTTCTTCGCCAACAAACAACGCTTCGGGCTCATCGTCCTCGAAGAAGCCGCCGCCCTGCTCAACTCCCGCGCCGGCGCCGACGACGCCCACCTGATCAGCCGTCGGGCTCGCAAGCACTACACCGGTTTGTTGATCATCACCCAAGACCCCGTCGCCGACCTGGCCCTGATGGGTGACAAATTCATCACCCAACAACTGATCATGCCGTTCGAAAACGAAGACCTAGCAAAACAAGTCGCCACCAAGGTCGGCATCCGCGCCGATGACTACGGCGACATCGAAGAATTCTTCCTCGCTCAACCCAGCCCCGCGGAAATGCGCGACCCGACAGCCTTTGACGACGACACAGCAGGCGGCGTCGACCGCGGCAGCCGCAAAGGACTCGGCTTCTTCGTCGACGAGTTCCGGCGCAAATCGCCTATCCGAGTAGTGGCCGAACCCGACCAGGCCATACATGCCGCCTACGACACCACGCCCGGACGGGTCGCATGA
- a CDS encoding serine/threonine-protein kinase, which produces MKGTRFGRYVLIELLGRGGMGEVWRAHDTETDRVIAIKLLPAHFSEDAEFQRRFRREAHAAARLNSPHIIPIHHYGEIDGRLYVDMRLIEGCDLSALLSKGPLDPARAVHIIDQVAKALHAAHRGGLLHRDVKPSNVLLDGDDFAYLIDFGIARAAEDTRMTRSGSTIGTFAYIAPERLDPQAGEDARADIYSLACVLYECLTGGPPFPGDTMPQLVAAHLSTPPPRPSAAASGVPEGLDPVIAKGMAKDPRQRYATTVELADAARSAIASPNEKLSTPAPNAADSRRASSAGKRLRPAAERSPANELRPHGSRTVATVAVAVATLVGIAAIGFTLRSHFWASEGSAGTTASAAGTPSVVTTLSTTNPAASKSITSPTTPPTTVSTSPTASRAGFFGEWGQHATSVTLAPDGSAHYVVTQGAMYSTSWSATWSPMTSTTAMIVLTAQLDSRGDAAGSGLIRYPGEAFTFTLQPNGYATITAPTGEPITLCPRGTGFRDTQLLCGA; this is translated from the coding sequence GTGAAGGGGACGCGGTTCGGCCGCTACGTACTGATCGAGTTGCTGGGGCGTGGCGGCATGGGTGAAGTTTGGCGTGCCCATGACACCGAGACCGACCGAGTCATCGCCATCAAGCTCCTGCCCGCGCATTTCTCCGAGGACGCGGAATTTCAACGACGTTTTCGTAGGGAAGCTCACGCTGCAGCCCGGCTAAATAGCCCGCACATCATCCCAATTCACCACTATGGCGAGATCGATGGCCGCCTCTACGTCGATATGCGGCTGATTGAAGGATGCGACCTGAGCGCCCTGCTGTCTAAGGGGCCGCTCGATCCCGCACGCGCGGTCCACATTATCGACCAAGTTGCCAAAGCCTTGCACGCCGCGCATCGAGGTGGTCTCTTGCACCGCGATGTCAAACCCTCCAACGTCCTGCTCGACGGTGACGATTTCGCCTACCTGATCGATTTCGGGATCGCGCGTGCCGCGGAGGACACTCGAATGACACGGTCCGGCAGCACCATCGGGACCTTCGCCTACATCGCTCCGGAGCGGTTAGATCCGCAAGCAGGAGAAGACGCCCGCGCCGACATTTACTCGCTGGCCTGCGTACTTTACGAATGCCTGACCGGCGGCCCACCCTTCCCCGGCGACACCATGCCGCAACTGGTTGCCGCACACCTGAGCACCCCTCCTCCGAGGCCCTCAGCTGCCGCATCGGGCGTGCCCGAAGGGCTTGATCCCGTGATCGCAAAAGGTATGGCGAAGGACCCGCGTCAGCGGTATGCAACCACCGTCGAGTTGGCAGACGCCGCCCGGTCGGCGATCGCTTCTCCAAACGAAAAGCTTTCCACCCCAGCGCCGAATGCCGCAGACTCGAGGCGTGCGTCCTCAGCGGGTAAACGTCTGAGGCCGGCCGCTGAGAGAAGCCCAGCCAACGAGCTTCGGCCGCATGGCAGCCGAACGGTTGCCACGGTCGCAGTCGCTGTCGCCACGTTGGTCGGGATTGCGGCGATCGGTTTCACACTCCGGAGCCATTTTTGGGCTAGTGAGGGAAGTGCAGGAACAACCGCATCTGCGGCTGGCACCCCATCAGTCGTGACCACCCTGTCGACAACCAATCCCGCTGCCAGTAAATCGATTACGAGTCCGACGACACCGCCCACGACGGTGAGTACGTCGCCAACAGCATCAAGAGCGGGGTTTTTCGGCGAGTGGGGCCAACATGCCACCTCAGTGACCCTCGCACCAGACGGGAGCGCACATTACGTGGTGACACAGGGCGCAATGTACAGCACGTCCTGGTCGGCCACATGGTCGCCGATGACTTCGACTACGGCCATGATTGTCTTGACAGCGCAACTGGATTCGCGTGGAGACGCCGCCGGGTCAGGGCTCATCCGGTACCCCGGCGAGGCCTTTACCTTCACGCTGCAACCCAACGGCTACGCGACGATTACGGCACCCACTGGTGAGCCGATCACGTTGTGTCCTAGAGGCACCGGCTTTCGCGACACGCAATTGCTCTGCGGTGCCTGA
- a CDS encoding conjugal transfer protein, translating into MMTNTWRKRLEHSHTLLRRAASAVGIGSCAIVAIATIWGWITDEPIDVAGPARTAVNRTALIGSYAQDCVTRWLTATQADQQSLHECWTLRDPLRLPTTPAFVVNSPAVSAVTLVSDTGETQQWSVVVSVSERPFQAATPRTTYYRLPVVYTSYGVRASALPARVNGPGAGADAPLGYPATLPDTSPAFTTVAGFLTSYLTASGGLERYVTPTSGLLPAADYRSVQLTRLTANRNTPDHDVPAEGTTLHVLAAASAVTNQFAPLQLDYPIVLTVTSGRWTVSALDYAPLLAESAELTPVIPAAAAPR; encoded by the coding sequence ATGATGACCAACACCTGGCGCAAGCGCCTCGAACACAGCCACACACTGCTGCGCCGAGCGGCGTCGGCGGTCGGCATCGGCTCCTGCGCAATAGTGGCGATCGCCACCATCTGGGGCTGGATTACCGACGAACCCATCGACGTCGCAGGCCCGGCCCGCACCGCCGTCAACCGCACTGCGCTGATCGGTTCCTACGCCCAGGACTGCGTCACACGATGGTTGACGGCTACCCAAGCCGACCAACAATCACTGCACGAGTGCTGGACGCTGCGTGACCCGCTACGGTTGCCCACCACACCTGCGTTTGTCGTGAACTCGCCTGCCGTATCAGCAGTTACGCTCGTCAGCGACACGGGCGAAACCCAACAGTGGAGTGTCGTCGTCTCCGTGTCCGAACGTCCCTTCCAAGCCGCAACCCCCCGCACCACCTACTACCGGCTCCCCGTCGTTTACACCAGCTACGGGGTGCGCGCCAGCGCACTACCGGCCCGTGTCAACGGCCCGGGCGCCGGCGCAGATGCCCCGCTGGGGTACCCCGCGACCCTCCCTGATACCTCGCCGGCCTTCACCACAGTCGCCGGATTCCTCACCAGCTACCTCACCGCAAGCGGCGGACTGGAGCGATACGTCACGCCGACCTCCGGGCTGCTGCCGGCGGCCGACTACCGATCCGTGCAACTGACCCGGCTGACCGCCAACCGCAACACCCCCGACCACGACGTACCCGCCGAGGGCACCACGCTGCACGTCCTGGCCGCGGCCAGCGCCGTCACTAACCAATTCGCGCCTCTGCAACTGGACTACCCCATCGTGCTGACGGTGACCAGCGGCCGATGGACAGTCTCAGCGCTCGACTACGCACCACTGCTAGCGGAGAGCGCTGAACTGACCCCCGTCATCCCCGCCGCCGCTGCACCGCGGTAA
- the mycP gene encoding type VII secretion-associated serine protease mycosin, producing the protein MTGYRRAVAVGLCGVALVGNAMWVAVPEARAVEPPQIDLAALPADGPPGPDQPMRQGALCTRVGTLPGTDYRVQPHFMDMLDLADAWRFGRGNGIKVAVIDTGVSPHPRLPDLIGGGDYVVAGGDGLSDCDAHGTMVASLIGGAPADGKTPLPPPRQTRRPDTAPTSEAPPPPPPPQTVTVQVPPPLPPDEPARWNRSGSTVFVGSGFGWASEGPGPADEQAPSTTGEPPSPAPPPPAADGFSGVAPGVQIIAIRQSSRAFSPKDAFSGDQDPATRRKAGDIRTMARAIVHAANMGASVINISEVSCMSATNIIDQRELGAAIHYAAIDRNAVIVAAAGNSGENGNSDCKQNPVYNPLTPNDPRDWGGVTTVVTPAWFSDYVLSVGAVDAKGTPLDASMAGPWVSLAAPGTDIEGLSPRDDGLMNAVEGRDNTMVAREGTSFSAAIVSGVAALVRAKYPLLTSHQVINRLLATARAPGRGVDNRVGHGIIDPVAALSYDLPPGEPVGPQHLSSPLVLTPPTVGRDMTPVWVAAGGVGALAVACSVILGSAALIRKEQR; encoded by the coding sequence ATGACGGGCTATCGACGAGCGGTCGCGGTGGGCTTGTGCGGGGTGGCGCTGGTCGGGAATGCCATGTGGGTCGCTGTCCCCGAGGCGCGGGCGGTAGAGCCCCCGCAGATCGACCTCGCTGCGCTCCCGGCTGATGGACCGCCGGGACCGGATCAGCCGATGCGCCAAGGCGCACTGTGCACCCGTGTCGGCACGCTGCCGGGCACCGATTACCGTGTACAGCCGCATTTCATGGACATGCTGGATTTGGCCGACGCGTGGCGCTTCGGGCGCGGCAACGGCATCAAAGTGGCTGTCATCGACACCGGAGTCAGCCCGCATCCACGGCTGCCCGATCTGATCGGCGGCGGCGACTATGTGGTGGCCGGCGGCGACGGCCTGTCGGACTGCGACGCTCACGGGACGATGGTGGCCTCGCTGATCGGTGGCGCACCCGCGGATGGAAAGACGCCGCTACCGCCGCCTCGGCAGACCCGTCGGCCCGACACCGCGCCCACCAGCGAAGCTCCCCCGCCCCCGCCCCCGCCGCAGACGGTGACGGTGCAAGTACCCCCGCCGCTGCCTCCGGATGAGCCGGCCCGCTGGAACCGTTCTGGCTCAACGGTGTTCGTGGGGTCGGGTTTCGGGTGGGCGTCCGAGGGCCCTGGGCCCGCCGATGAGCAGGCACCGTCGACCACCGGTGAACCGCCATCACCGGCACCGCCGCCCCCTGCGGCTGACGGGTTCAGCGGTGTGGCGCCGGGAGTGCAGATCATTGCCATTAGGCAGAGCTCACGCGCATTTAGCCCCAAGGATGCCTTCTCCGGTGACCAGGATCCGGCCACCCGGCGCAAAGCCGGTGACATCCGCACGATGGCCCGCGCGATCGTGCATGCGGCCAACATGGGTGCCTCTGTGATCAACATTTCCGAAGTCTCGTGCATGAGCGCCACCAACATCATCGACCAGCGTGAACTCGGGGCTGCGATCCACTATGCCGCCATCGACCGCAACGCGGTGATTGTGGCCGCCGCGGGCAACAGTGGTGAGAACGGCAACAGCGACTGCAAACAGAATCCCGTCTATAACCCGTTGACCCCCAACGACCCTCGGGACTGGGGCGGGGTGACGACGGTGGTCACTCCGGCATGGTTCTCCGACTACGTCCTGAGCGTGGGTGCGGTCGACGCGAAGGGCACACCGTTGGATGCCAGCATGGCCGGGCCATGGGTCTCTCTTGCCGCGCCAGGCACTGACATCGAAGGATTGTCACCGCGCGACGACGGGTTGATGAATGCCGTTGAAGGGCGGGACAACACGATGGTGGCACGCGAGGGTACGTCCTTTTCGGCGGCGATCGTCTCCGGTGTCGCCGCGCTGGTGCGGGCCAAGTATCCGCTACTGACCTCCCACCAGGTCATCAACCGACTGCTGGCCACCGCACGCGCTCCCGGCCGCGGTGTGGACAACAGAGTCGGGCACGGGATCATCGACCCGGTCGCGGCGCTGAGCTATGACCTGCCCCCTGGGGAACCTGTTGGGCCGCAACATTTGTCCTCCCCGCTGGTACTGACACCTCCGACAGTGGGCCGTGACATGACGCCGGTATGGGTGGCCGCCGGCGGCGTAGGCGCACTGGCAGTGGCGTGCAGCGTGATCCTGGGTAGCGCCGCACTCATCCGCAAGGAGCAACGATGA